One Malaclemys terrapin pileata isolate rMalTer1 chromosome 9, rMalTer1.hap1, whole genome shotgun sequence DNA window includes the following coding sequences:
- the PTX3 gene encoding pentraxin-related protein PTX3, producing MLSQEMLSLTILLCAFWSSSSALNNEDYDLMYLNFENEIESIVPATEETISCDCQREHTEWDKLFIMLENSQMKENMLLQSIDEILKVELQTLRAEMIEFVANFAGTCTTTIEKVTSRVLSQVDQTLMRKRDHVQESKTLHESEQRKILEELLQLTLNVSNRLTQLESVWQRAAKVETGFQQQDKSSYMGRGDNFTLKSLWEELQQTRAELKGSQKWAAQHLLPAGCETAILFPMRSKKIFGSVHPTADMTLQSFTACIWVKVTEVLDKTIVFSYGTKRNPYEIQFYLSHESAVLAVGSDQNKLIAPNTISPGHWAHFCGTWSSDNGTISLWANGELVATTSEIAEAHIIPDGGILQLGQEKNGCCVGGGFDETLAFSGKLTGFNIWDRVLSNEEITARPRAEDSCNIRGNVVGWGVTEILPHGGAQYVS from the exons ATGCTGTCTCAAGAAATGCTTTCTTTGACAATTCTACTTTGTGCTTTCTGGTCTTCCTCCTCTGCTCTGAACAATGAGGACTATGATCTCATGTACCTGAATTTCGAGAATGAAATAGAAAGTATAGTTCCTGCTACTGAAGAAA CTATTTCATGTGACTGTCAGCGAGAGCACACGGAATGGGACAAACTCTTCATCATGCTTGAGAACTCGCAGATGAAAGAGAACATGTTGCTTCAGTCTATTGATGAAATCCTTAAGGTGGAACTGCAGACTCTACGAGCAGAAATGATCGAGTTTGTGGCTAACTTTGCTGGCACGTGCACCACTACCATTGAGAAAGTCACCTCCCGAGTCTTGTCACAGGTGGACCAAACACTGATGAGGAAGAGAGATCACGTTCAGGAGTCCAAGACGCTTCATGAATCTGAGCAAAGAAAGATTCTTGAAGAGCTTCTGCAGCTGACCCTCAATGTGTCTAACAGACTCACCCAGCTGGAgagtgtttggcagagggcagctAAAGTGGAGACAGGTTTTCAGCAGCAAGATAAATCGAGTTACATGGGCAGAGGGGACAATTTCACTTTGAAATCTCTGTGGGAAGAACTACAGCAAACAAGAGCTGAACTGAAAGGATCACAAAAGTGGGCAGCTCAGCACTTACTGCCAGCTG ggtgTGAAACTGCAATTTTATTCCCAATGCGTTCCAAAAAGATCTTTGGGAGTGTTCACCCAACTGCTGACATGACGCTCCAATCCTTTACTGCCTGCATTTGGGTCAAAGTGACTGAGGTGCTGGACAAAACTATCGTATTCTCCTACGGAACAAAGAGAAATCCATATGAAATTCAATTCTATCTCAGCCATGAGTCTGCAGTACTTGCTGTAGGTAGTGACCAGAACAAGTTAATTGCCCCAAACACAATTTCTCCTGGACATTGGGCTCACTTTTGTGGCACTTGGAGCTCAGACAACGGGACCATATCATTGTGGGCAAATGGGGAGCTTGTTGCTACCACCTCAGAAATAGCAGAGGCTCATATAATTCCAGATGGAGGAATTTTGCAGCTAGGCCAAGAAAAGAATGGTTGCTGTGTTGGAGGTGGTTTTGATGAAACTTTAGCCTTTTCGGGAAAACTGACTGGCTTTAATATCTGGGATAGAGTTCTCAGCAATGAAGAGATAACAGCGCGGCCTAGAGCAGAAGATTCATGTAATATCAGGGGCAATGTTGTTGGGTGGGGAGTTACAGAGATTCTGCCACATGGAGGAGCTCAATATGTTTCCTAA